One Chionomys nivalis chromosome 23 unlocalized genomic scaffold, mChiNiv1.1 SUPER_23_unloc_1, whole genome shotgun sequence genomic window carries:
- the Dkkl1 gene encoding dickkopf-like protein 1, which produces MCRLGVLLLLLPSVFVSSFAVPTHDADAQESSFGFLGLQSLLQSFSRLFLKDDLLRDLDNFFSSPMDFRDLPKNFHQEENQEHRMGNHTLSSHLQIDKMTDNRTREVVISEKVVASIEPEGSTEGDGKVPKVEERDTPVPVQKATDSFHPEPRRVAFWIMKMPRRRTQPDVQDGSRWLIEKRHRLQAIRDGLRGGAHEDNLEEEVRVPQHTKLPGRKTHFLYILRPSQQL; this is translated from the exons ATGTGTCGACTGGgggtcctgctgctgctgctcccctCAGTCTTCGTGTCCTCCTTTGCTGTCCCGACCCATGATGCGGACGCTCAGGAGAGCTCCTTCGGGTTTCTGGGCCTTCAAAGTCTTCTCCAAAGCTTCAGCCGACTGTTTCTAAAA GATGACCTGCTGCGAGACCTGGACaacttcttctcctcccccatggACTTCCGGGACCTTCCCAAGAACTTCCATCAGGAAGAGAACCAGGAGCACAGAATGGGGAACCATACCCTCTCCAGCCACCTGCAGATAGACAAG ATGACTGACAACAGGACAAGGGAGGTGGTCATCTCTGAGAAGGTGGTGGCCTCCATCGAGCCAGAGGGGAGCACAGAAGGCGACGGGAAG GTGCCCAAAGTGGAGGAGAGAGACACCCCGGTGCCTGTGCAGAAGGCCACAGATAGTTTTCACCCAGAGCCCCGGCGGGTGGCTTTCTGGATCATGAAGATGCCAAGGCGGAGGACCCAGCCAGATGTCCAGGATGGGAGCCGCTGGCTCATAGAAAAGCGACATCGCTTGCAGGCCATCCGGGACGGGCTCCGTGGAGGTGCACATGAGGACAACCTCGAGGAAGAGGTCCGTGTCCCCCAGCACACCAAGCTGCCTGGACGAAAGACACACTTTCTCTACATCCTCAGGCCATCCCAGCAGCTGTAG